Genomic DNA from Clavibacter michiganensis:
ACGCCGCGCCCTCGCGCACGCGGAACGGCCCGACCCCCTGCTGAGGGGATCGGGCCGTCCGGTGGAGCGGGACCTACGGGGCGAGCCGGTTCGGCCCGCGGAAGAGGTAGGTGACCTCGCGCAGGTTCGACTGGTGCAGCAGGAGCATCAGCACGCGGTTGAGGCCCATGCCGAATCCGCCGTGCGGGGGCACGCCGTAGCGGAAGAAGTCGAGGTACGAGCCGAGCTCCTCCGGGTCGAGGCCCTTCTCGCGGGCCTGCGCCTCGAGCACCTCGACGCGGTGCTCGCGCTGCGCTCCCGTGGTGATCTCGACGCCGTTCCAGATGAGGTCGTAGCTGTTCGTGATCGACGGGTCCTCGGCGTTCCGCATGTGGTAGAACGGCCGGATCGTCGACGGGTAGTCCGTGAGGAACACGAACTCGTGGCCGAACTCCTCCATCACGTGCGCCGCGATCTGGCGCTCGCCCTCGGGGTCGAGGTCGTCGTCGGCGCGGTCGATTACGTGGCCGCGCTTCGCGACGATGTCCTTGGCCTCGAGCAGCGGGATCCGCGGGAACGGGATGCTCGGCACGGTCACCTCCACGTCGAACAGCTCGCGGATCTCGTCGCCGTGCTTCTCCTTCACCGCGGTGAGCGCGGCGACGATGAGCTCCTCCTGGAGGCGGGCGACGTCCTCGTGGCTCTCGATCCAGCTGATCTCCGCGTCCACCGAGGTGAACTCGGTCGCGTGGCGCGAGGTGAAGGACGGGTCGGCGCGGAACGCCGGGCCGACCTCGAACATCTTGCCGAAGCCGGCGGACTGCGCCATCTGCTTGAAGAACTGCGGGCTCTGCGCGAGGTACGCGACGCCGTCGAAGTAGTCGACCTTGAACAGCTCGGCGTTCGACTCGGAGGGCGTGGCCATGAGCTTGGGGGAGAAGACCTCGATGAAGTCGTGCTCGACCCAGTAGGTGCGCAGCGCGTGGACCAGCGTGGTCTGCACGCGGAAGATGAGCGAGTTGCGGGGCGCGCGCAGGTCGATGAAGCGCCAGTCGAGGCGCTTGTCGATGGAGGAGTCGGCCGCGATGGGCGTCTCCGGGATGGCGGCGGCCGCGACCTCGATGCCGGACAGGCCGATCTCCAGGCCGCCGAGCTTCACGCGCTCGTCGTGCTTGAGCGTGCCCGTGGCGGTGAGGAAGGTGCCGGCCGCGAGACCCGAGATGGTGTCGGCGGTCGCGTCCTCGTCGCCCTGGCGCTTGTAGGTGAGCTGCACCGCGCCGGACTCGTCGCGGAGGATCACGAACTGGATCTTCTTCTGATCCCGGACGGTCTCGACCCAGCCGGAGACGGCCACGTCCCCGTCGTCGAGGGCGGCCAGGTTCTTGATGAGGGTGCGGGTAGTCACGGTCGTCGAGTCTATCCGCGCCGCTGTCGGGCCGGTCGCCCCACGGGCCGCCTAGCCTGGTGGGGACGGCCCCGCGGCGAGCGACGGCCGCGCCCGGTGCAGGGGAGACGCCATGCAGATCGACCTCAACAGCGACCTGGCCGAGTCCTTCGGCCGCTGGACCCTCGGCGACGACGACGCGATGCTCGACGTCGTCTCGAGCGCGAACGTCGCGTGCGGGTTCCACGCGGGGGATCCGCTGGTCATGCTGCACGCGCTCGAGCGCGCGGCCCGCAACGGCGTCGCGGTCGGCGCGCATGTGGCCTACCGCGACCTCGCGGGCTTCGGCCGGCGCGACCTCGACGCCTCGCCCGCCGAGCTCACGGGCGACGTGCTCTACCAGCTGGCCGCGATCTCCGGCATGGCCCGCACGGTCGGCGCGCGGGTCTCGTACATCAAGCCGCACGGCGCGCTCTACAACCGCATCGCGCACGATCCCGTGCAGGCGCAGGCCGTGGTGGACGCGGTCGTGGCGCTGGATCCAGCGCTCCCCGTGCTCGGGCTGCCGGGCTCCGAGATCCTCCGGCTCGCGGCGGCCGCCGGCCTGCCGACGCGCGTCGAGGCCTTCACCGACCGCGCGTACACGCCCGAGGGCGCGCTCGTGTCCCGGCGGCAGGAGGGCGCGGTGATCCACGACCCGGCCGAGGTCGCGGCCCGCTCCGTGCGCATGGCGACCGAGGGCACGGTCGTCGCGATCGACGGATCCGTGGTGCGGCTCGACCCCGACTCCCTCTGCCTGCACAGCGACACCCCCGGCGCCGTGGGGCTGGCGCGCGCGGTGCGGGACGCGCTCGAGGCGGCGGGCGTCGAGATCCGGCCGGTGCCGGACGCGGGAGCCGCCGCCTCGCCCGAGCGCCGCGCGCTCCCCGCCCGTGACCGGCGCGCCCTGTGACCCTCCGGCTCCTGCCGTGCGGCGCCGCCGCCGTGATGCTCGACCTCGACTCGCTCGACGAGGTCCTGCGCCTGCAGCCCGTGCTCGACGCGACCCGGCCACGCGGCGTCGTCGACATCGTGCCGGGCGCGCGCAGCATTCTCGTCACGGTGGATCCGCACGTGCTCCCGCTCGCCGCCGCCCGCGCCTGGGCGCTCGCCGCCCGACCCGCCGACGAGGCGGGCGCCCGCGGCGGCGCGCCCGTCGAGATCGACGTGGTCTACGACGGCGATGACCTGGCCGACGTGGCCGCGCTCCTCGGCATCGGCGTGCGCGAGGTCGTCGAGCGGCACACCTCCGGTGTCTGGACGGTCGCGTTCGGCGGCTTCGCCCCCGGCTTCGGCTATCTGGCGGGCGTCCCCGGCCTCGAGGTGCCGCGCCGCGCGTCGCCGCGGCCGCGCGTCCCGGCCGGCGCCGTCGCGCTCGCGGGCGAGTTCAGCGGCATCTACCCGCGCGTCTCGCCGGGCGGCTGGCAGCTCATCGGCACCACGCCGGCGGTGCTGTGGGATCCGGAGCGCGAGCCGGCTGCGCTGCTGCAGCCCGGATCCGCGGTGCGCTTCCGCGAGGTGGCGGCGTGAGCGACGCGGCGGTCGGACGCCGCGGGCGCCGCGCGACGGCCGTCGCCGCCCCCGGCCTCGTGGTCGAGCGCACCGGCCCGCTCATGCTCGTGCAGGACGCGGGCCGACCCGGACACGGCGGCATCGGCGTCTCGCCGTCGGGCGCGCTGGATCCCCGCGCCCTCGCCGACGCCAACCTCCTCGTCGGCAACGACCCCGGCGCGGCTGGCCTCGAGATCGTGCTCGGCGGCGCCGTGCTGCGGGCGACGGCCGCCGTGTGGGTCGCGGTCACGGGCGCCGTCGGACCGCTCGTCCGCACGGTGGGCCGGGGATCCCGACCCGCGCCGTACGCCGCGGCGGTCCTGCTCGACGCCGGCGACGCCCTCGAGATCGGCGCGGCCGTCGCCGGCGTCCGCTGGTACCTGGCGGTGCGCGGCGGGATCGACGTCGCGCCCGTCCTCGGCTCGCGCGCCACCGACCTGCTCTCGCGCGTGGGACCGGCGCCCGTCGCGGTCGGCGACGTGCTGCCCGTCGGATCCGCGCCCGCCCAGCCCGTGCCCCCGATCGACGCGCTCGCCGTCTCCGCGCCCGCCGCCGGCGAGGTGGTCCTCCGCGTGACGCCCGGCCCGCGCCTCGACTGGTTCGCCGACGGGTCCTGGGCCGCGCTCCGCGGCCACGCGTGGGAGGTGACCGCCGAGGCCGACCGCGTGGGCGTGCGCCTCGACGGCGATCCGCTCGAGCGGCGGATCCCCGGCGAGCTCCCCAGCGAGGGCGTCGTCACGGGCGCGCTCCAGGTGCCGCCTTCGGGCCGGCCGATCCTGTTCCTCGCCGACCACCCGATGACGGGCGGCTACCCGGTGATCGGCGTGGTCGCGCGCGACGACGTCCGCCTCGCCGCGCAGCTGCGCCCCGGCCAGCGCGTCCGCTTCGTGTGAGCGGACGCCCCGACCGGGGCGCGGGACGTGCGGCGGGCGGGCCGCCTGCGGATCAGTAGCGGCCGGTGCCGTACATCTGCATCGTCGAGGTGAAGACCTCCACGGCCTTGACGATGGCGATGAAGGCGACGATCACGTTCAGCCCGACCCAGAGCCAGATCGGCGACAGCGCGTTCGCGGGCGCACCCTGGATGCGGCGACGGACGATGATCGACCGCCCGATCAGGTAGACGCCGCCGACGACGGGCACGAACGCCCACGCCCAGTGGAAGGGGCGCGCGATGCCGCGGCGCGTGAGGTCGCGCCAGTCGACGAAGGCGAGCGCGACGGATCCGCCCCATACGAGGAACTGGACGAGGCTGCTGAGCGCCGACGCCACGAGGGCGTCCGGTCGCGGGCCGCGCGGGTTCACCTCGAGGGCGCTGCTGTAGTCGACGTTCAGCGCGAGCACGATGGAGACGACGGGCAGCGCCGCGAGCACCCAGATCGCCCAGGTGTACGGGGACGTGGACGCGGGCACCTGGGGCGGCGGGGTCGGCGCGGACGCCGCCGGCGCGTACCCGCCCTGCGCGTAGGGCTGCTGCGAGTACGGCTGCTGCGCGTACGGCTGCGCGGGAGCCTGCTGCCCGTACGCCGGCGGCACCGCGGCGGGCGCGGCCGGCGCCTCCGGGGCGACGTGACCGGAGGCCGGAGCGGCGGCGGGCTCGGCCGCGGCCGTCGATGCGGCGGCCGGCGCGTCCGCCAGGTGGTCGGTCCAGCGGGTGCCGTCCCACCAGCGCAGGCGGTCGGATCCCGCGGGGTCCGCGTACCAGCCCGCGGGCGTGGAGGGTGTTCCGGTCGAGTCAGTCACGAGGTGCTCCTAGGACGAGGTGCGGGATGCCGATGGCCGCGTCGGGC
This window encodes:
- a CDS encoding 5-oxoprolinase subunit C family protein — translated: MSDAAVGRRGRRATAVAAPGLVVERTGPLMLVQDAGRPGHGGIGVSPSGALDPRALADANLLVGNDPGAAGLEIVLGGAVLRATAAVWVAVTGAVGPLVRTVGRGSRPAPYAAAVLLDAGDALEIGAAVAGVRWYLAVRGGIDVAPVLGSRATDLLSRVGPAPVAVGDVLPVGSAPAQPVPPIDALAVSAPAAGEVVLRVTPGPRLDWFADGSWAALRGHAWEVTAEADRVGVRLDGDPLERRIPGELPSEGVVTGALQVPPSGRPILFLADHPMTGGYPVIGVVARDDVRLAAQLRPGQRVRFV
- a CDS encoding 5-oxoprolinase subunit B family protein; its protein translation is MTLRLLPCGAAAVMLDLDSLDEVLRLQPVLDATRPRGVVDIVPGARSILVTVDPHVLPLAAARAWALAARPADEAGARGGAPVEIDVVYDGDDLADVAALLGIGVREVVERHTSGVWTVAFGGFAPGFGYLAGVPGLEVPRRASPRPRVPAGAVALAGEFSGIYPRVSPGGWQLIGTTPAVLWDPEREPAALLQPGSAVRFREVAA
- a CDS encoding DUF2510 domain-containing protein, yielding MTDSTGTPSTPAGWYADPAGSDRLRWWDGTRWTDHLADAPAAASTAAAEPAAAPASGHVAPEAPAAPAAVPPAYGQQAPAQPYAQQPYSQQPYAQGGYAPAASAPTPPPQVPASTSPYTWAIWVLAALPVVSIVLALNVDYSSALEVNPRGPRPDALVASALSSLVQFLVWGGSVALAFVDWRDLTRRGIARPFHWAWAFVPVVGGVYLIGRSIIVRRRIQGAPANALSPIWLWVGLNVIVAFIAIVKAVEVFTSTMQMYGTGRY
- the aspS gene encoding aspartate--tRNA(Asn) ligase; this translates as MTTRTLIKNLAALDDGDVAVSGWVETVRDQKKIQFVILRDESGAVQLTYKRQGDEDATADTISGLAAGTFLTATGTLKHDERVKLGGLEIGLSGIEVAAAAIPETPIAADSSIDKRLDWRFIDLRAPRNSLIFRVQTTLVHALRTYWVEHDFIEVFSPKLMATPSESNAELFKVDYFDGVAYLAQSPQFFKQMAQSAGFGKMFEVGPAFRADPSFTSRHATEFTSVDAEISWIESHEDVARLQEELIVAALTAVKEKHGDEIRELFDVEVTVPSIPFPRIPLLEAKDIVAKRGHVIDRADDDLDPEGERQIAAHVMEEFGHEFVFLTDYPSTIRPFYHMRNAEDPSITNSYDLIWNGVEITTGAQREHRVEVLEAQAREKGLDPEELGSYLDFFRYGVPPHGGFGMGLNRVLMLLLHQSNLREVTYLFRGPNRLAP
- a CDS encoding LamB/YcsF family protein, with product MQIDLNSDLAESFGRWTLGDDDAMLDVVSSANVACGFHAGDPLVMLHALERAARNGVAVGAHVAYRDLAGFGRRDLDASPAELTGDVLYQLAAISGMARTVGARVSYIKPHGALYNRIAHDPVQAQAVVDAVVALDPALPVLGLPGSEILRLAAAAGLPTRVEAFTDRAYTPEGALVSRRQEGAVIHDPAEVAARSVRMATEGTVVAIDGSVVRLDPDSLCLHSDTPGAVGLARAVRDALEAAGVEIRPVPDAGAAASPERRALPARDRRAL